The Paenibacillus sp. 481 DNA window AACTTAAGGGAACAGCGAGCTTTTGGGCGATATGGGCACTTACTATGTTGAATCCAACCTTAATCGGAAGAGAAATGGTTGACCTTTTAAACGATGAACGTTTAGACGAAGCAAGTATGTTCCGACCCCTTGCAGCGGAAGAAGCGCTTGCTAAAGTCATTGCAGCTGATCTGACGGGACCAAATTAGGAGGTGGGCAAATGGAACTGGGGCAAAGTGTACCTTCGGTTGAATATGATTTGCCTTACTTAAACTGTTCGAGTTCAAACATTTTGACAGATAGTTTTGAAGAAGAAACGCTGTTATGCTACTTCTGGTCGATAAGTTGTGGCACGTGTAAAGAAATCGCTACCCATTTACAGCGTGACCTGAGTGAATATCCAACACAAGTGAAGCTCGTTAGTGTGCATGTTCCTTTTTCGGAAGATGAACGTTGTGTAGAGTCGATAACGAATTTTTCGAATTCAAACCATTACGCTTTTCCGATCATTTTAGACCAGTACCATGAATATGTATCCTTGTTTAATTTGAAGATTGTGCCGGTCTTTTTATTGTTTAATAGAGA harbors:
- a CDS encoding TlpA family protein disulfide reductase, producing the protein MELGQSVPSVEYDLPYLNCSSSNILTDSFEEETLLCYFWSISCGTCKEIATHLQRDLSEYPTQVKLVSVHVPFSEDERCVESITNFSNSNHYAFPIILDQYHEYVSLFNLKIVPVFLLFNRDKVLQHKIIGVDGYKKVKELLKGN